The proteins below come from a single Pirellulales bacterium genomic window:
- the hpt gene encoding hypoxanthine phosphoribosyltransferase, with the protein MKVLLTAEQLREGVDRIATEVVEFYAGRPLTIVGVLTGSIVLLADLIRRIDMPLRVGLVQASSYRGSATEPGSLTLNLDLLPDIEHRDVLLVDDIFDTGKTLLALSDHLKSFQPTSLRTVVLLRKHGRKAVAIEPDHVGFEIPNAFVVGYGLDYRDAYRNLPYLGALEDHEIAVAGN; encoded by the coding sequence GTGAAAGTCCTTCTTACTGCGGAGCAGTTGCGCGAAGGGGTCGATCGGATCGCCACCGAAGTGGTGGAGTTCTACGCCGGTCGGCCGCTGACGATCGTGGGCGTGCTGACGGGCAGCATCGTGCTGCTGGCCGATTTGATCCGCCGCATCGACATGCCGCTGCGCGTCGGTTTAGTACAAGCCTCGAGCTATCGGGGCAGCGCGACGGAACCAGGCTCGCTCACGCTGAACCTGGATTTGCTGCCGGACATCGAACACCGCGATGTGCTGCTGGTCGACGATATTTTTGACACCGGCAAGACACTGCTTGCATTGAGCGATCACTTGAAGAGTTTCCAACCCACTAGCCTTCGCACGGTCGTACTCCTGCGAAAGCATGGACGCAAGGCCGTAGCCATCGAACCCGACCATGTGGGTTTCGAGATTCCCAATGCGTTTGTCGTTGGTTACGGGCTTGATTATCGCGACGCTTATCGCAATTTGCCCTATTTAGGAGCGCTGGAAGATCACGAGATCGCAGTAGCTGGCAACTAA
- a CDS encoding glycosyltransferase, protein MIYRTVIRILHIVGSAISDGTIKHIASLAHVWPRTEFEIHVCFLNAGEGCGERLRGSGIWPALVRRRDAFDPLGFYRLWQHIRRLRPDIVHTWQLDTGGYARLAALAAGVKRIVVSERRIDVGRSDIQWSIDRRLAIHADYIVANGVAVRDFCIAQGLPQNKLLCLANAVLPAEPARLARSDFLAQLGLPSDAKLVLSIGPLAKEKRLKDLIWAADQLKAVATAAHLLIVGDGPLRGRLERYRWQNRIGDRVHFLGRRSDVAEFLAHADVLWQADAHEGQSSAVLEAMAAGVPVVVADAGGNRELIANGESGFLVPMSQRAGFARWTLPLLENAQLARRMGAAGRRQAEQCHQIEDIAGQYMELYRSLPL, encoded by the coding sequence TTGATTTACCGCACTGTGATTCGCATCCTGCACATTGTCGGTTCGGCGATTTCCGACGGAACGATCAAGCACATCGCATCGCTGGCACACGTTTGGCCGCGAACGGAATTTGAAATCCACGTCTGCTTTCTCAATGCCGGAGAGGGTTGCGGCGAGCGTTTGCGGGGTAGTGGCATATGGCCAGCGCTCGTTCGTCGCCGCGACGCATTCGATCCGTTGGGATTTTATCGGCTCTGGCAGCATATTCGCCGTTTACGACCGGACATTGTCCATACCTGGCAACTCGATACTGGTGGATACGCGAGACTGGCCGCCCTGGCGGCCGGAGTTAAACGAATCGTTGTGAGCGAGCGCCGGATCGATGTTGGTCGCAGCGATATTCAGTGGTCGATCGACCGCCGCCTTGCGATTCACGCCGACTACATTGTGGCCAACGGCGTAGCAGTGCGCGATTTCTGTATTGCCCAAGGATTGCCGCAAAACAAGCTCCTTTGCCTAGCCAATGCGGTCTTGCCCGCAGAACCGGCCCGGCTGGCGCGATCCGATTTTCTGGCACAGCTTGGATTGCCATCCGACGCCAAACTCGTTCTCTCAATTGGGCCCTTGGCGAAGGAAAAGCGGTTGAAGGATTTAATTTGGGCAGCCGATCAGTTAAAGGCCGTTGCCACCGCGGCACATTTGCTGATCGTGGGAGACGGACCGCTGCGCGGGCGGCTCGAGCGGTATCGATGGCAGAATCGGATCGGCGACCGGGTTCACTTTCTCGGCCGTCGCAGCGATGTGGCGGAATTTTTAGCGCATGCCGACGTACTGTGGCAAGCCGACGCCCACGAAGGCCAATCGAGCGCGGTTCTCGAAGCTATGGCGGCGGGCGTACCGGTCGTCGTCGCCGACGCAGGGGGAAATCGAGAGCTGATAGCCAATGGCGAATCCGGCTTTTTGGTTCCGATGAGCCAGCGAGCCGGTTTTGCCCGCTGGACGCTGCCGCTGCTGGAAAATGCCCAGCTTGCGCGGCGAATGGGTGCGGCAGGGCGACGGCAGGCTGAGCAATGTCATCAGATCGAAGACATTGCCGGGCAATATATGGAGTTGTATCGGAGTTTACCACTTTAG
- the glgC gene encoding glucose-1-phosphate adenylyltransferase, whose amino-acid sequence MLHESNGHVRRHSVLAVVLAGGKGTRLEPLTRDRAKPAVPFGGLYRIIDFTLSNCLNSGLRKMLVLTQYKAMSLDRHLALGWKRLMSRELGEFVDVVPPQQRIDDHWYQGTADAVYQNIYTIEKERPNLVVILAGDHIYKMNYGSMVDYHLQVGADLTVGALRVSPMEARHFGVMQIDQNSRVIGFEEKLPNPKTIPGDPHHCLASMGIYVFNARFMFEQLCRDATHQDSRHDFGHNIIPAVIDSHRVFAFPFRDENRKKDAYWRDVGTLDAYFEANMDLVSVDPELNLYDTDWPIRSYQPSYPPPKFVFAEDGADGRRGEALDSVVCSGSIISGGHVRKSILGHNVRVNSYAKVEDSILFEGVDIGRHARVNRAIIDKGVQIPAGTEIGFDAEQDRARGFLVTESGVTVIAKADGVEHFLEPEALERA is encoded by the coding sequence ATGCTGCACGAAAGTAATGGGCACGTGCGACGGCATAGCGTGCTGGCAGTCGTACTCGCCGGTGGCAAAGGGACTCGGTTAGAGCCGTTGACGCGCGATCGCGCCAAACCCGCCGTGCCTTTCGGCGGGCTCTACCGCATTATTGACTTCACGCTGTCAAACTGTCTCAACAGCGGACTGCGCAAGATGCTGGTGCTGACTCAGTACAAGGCGATGAGCCTCGATCGGCATCTGGCCTTGGGCTGGAAGCGATTGATGAGCCGCGAATTAGGGGAATTTGTCGATGTCGTTCCGCCGCAGCAGCGGATCGACGATCATTGGTATCAAGGTACGGCGGACGCCGTCTATCAGAATATCTATACGATTGAAAAAGAGCGGCCCAATTTAGTAGTGATCCTTGCCGGCGACCATATCTACAAGATGAACTACGGTTCGATGGTCGATTACCACTTGCAAGTCGGCGCGGACCTGACGGTCGGTGCGTTGCGGGTTAGCCCGATGGAAGCTCGACACTTCGGCGTCATGCAGATCGATCAAAATAGTCGAGTAATCGGCTTCGAAGAAAAACTGCCGAATCCAAAAACGATTCCAGGTGATCCGCATCACTGTCTGGCGTCGATGGGCATCTATGTCTTCAACGCGCGATTTATGTTCGAGCAACTTTGCCGAGACGCCACGCATCAGGACAGTCGCCACGATTTCGGCCACAATATCATCCCGGCGGTCATCGATTCCCACCGGGTATTTGCCTTTCCATTCCGCGATGAAAACCGGAAAAAAGACGCCTATTGGCGTGATGTCGGCACGCTGGACGCCTATTTCGAGGCCAATATGGATTTGGTTTCGGTCGATCCAGAATTAAATCTGTACGACACTGATTGGCCGATTCGTTCCTATCAGCCGAGCTATCCGCCGCCGAAGTTTGTCTTTGCCGAAGACGGCGCCGATGGTCGCCGCGGTGAAGCGCTCGACAGCGTTGTTTGCAGCGGCAGCATCATTTCGGGTGGGCATGTGCGAAAATCAATCCTCGGCCACAATGTGCGGGTCAACAGCTACGCCAAAGTTGAAGATTCGATTCTTTTCGAAGGGGTCGATATCGGGCGTCACGCCCGTGTGAATCGGGCGATCATCGACAAGGGAGTGCAGATTCCAGCCGGAACCGAAATCGGCTTTGACGCCGAGCAAGACCGTGCCCGCGGGTTCTTGGTGACCGAGAGCGGCGTTACCGTGATTGCCAAAGCAGACGGCGTGGAGCACTTTTTAGAGCCTGAGGCGCTGGAACGAGCGTAG